The Candidatus Zixiibacteriota bacterium nucleotide sequence AGCGGATCACGGCCTTGGAGAGGTTCGTCCGGTCGATGTCGAGTTTCCACCTCGCCTCGGAAACCTGCGCCCTGAGCGTCGCCTCCAGCGCCAGCGCGCGCTTGAGCGCCGCCTCGGCGGCTGCGAACTCCCGCTCGGACGGGACCTTCCCGCCGCTCATTTCGCGGACGCGCTTGAAGCGCTCGAGGTTGTCGCGCGCTTCGGCCACCGTCGCCTGAGCCTCGATCAATCTGGCCTGCATCGACTCCAGCGTCGATTGGGACTGCAAGACCTGCGCTTGCAGCTTGTCGGTGTCGAGGCGGGCGAGAACCTGCCCGACGACCACGCGATCGTTGTAATCGACCTCGACCGTCCTTATGGTCCCGGAAATTTCCGTGCCCACTTCCACCTGGTTGACCGGCTGCACCGTGCCTGTTGCCGTGACAACGACCGTGAGATCTCCTCGCACCACCGGAGCCGTCCTGTACCGGACCGCCGTGGAGCGCCGGTCGGCGAAATAACGGGCGGCGGCAACGACACCGGCTAACACCAGCAGCAGAACGGCGGCGGCCTTGGCGTAACGCCTGCGGCGCGGCGCCTCGTCGAGGCGCAAAACCTCTTCGATTTCCCGCGCCGTATCTTCACGCAAGCTCATCGATCATGCCGTTTAGAATCGAAGTCATCGGACGCGGCTACGAATCCGCGGTCCGGAGCTTCTCACAGTCTCGCGGGCAATTACCGTGCCACGGAGCGAAAAGAAAGGAATCGATACGCGGTTCCGAGAATTGAAAAGAACGAGGCACTGGCATTCCCGGGCGTGCCATACATTCGTGCGCTCGGAAGCCGAGCTCTCCTTCAACCGGAAATCGTGCGGTCGCACATATCTCTCTGAAAAACCGCGAACCCTGGCTTATCGCACCGGGGGTCGATCGGCGAAATCGGATCGTCGCGCCGGCTGGCATCGGGGTTGCTTCTCGATAATTCGCTCCGGAAACGAGTGCTCGAAGGGAAACCACGGCAACGCCGCGCTAACGCGATGGCGAGCCGAGTCCCTCCTTAAAGACTGTCGGGAGGAATTGATCCCTATGTGGAGTCGGTTGTACCGCAACCATGCCATGATTCCGTGCCCCACCTTCGATACCGCTTCGGCGAGCTGGGTGCCGCAAGTCGCGATCAGCTGGTGGGAGGACGTTTCGCGACGTTTCGAGTTCGTCGAGTTTCCCGATCGGGTGACCAGCGAGGAGGAGGCGGTTCGCTGCGCCCTGGCTCGCGCCGAAACCTGGGTCGATCATCGCCTGGGCGGCATCTCCGAACGTTCTTGACGCTTTTCCGCTGGGGCGAAGACCTCCAGCGGATCCAGTCCTTTCTTCAGCGCTTCGGAGACCTTCTCCATGGCGAGCAGCCTTTCGGCCGAGGTCGGGTGGGAAGAGAGAAATCCTCGCTCGACGCTTTCTGGCATCTCGATCGCCATCCGGCGAAAGAGACCTTTGGCAACCTCGGGGTCGAACCCGGCCCGGTGAACCCAGATCAAACCGAACAGGTCCGCTTCCCTTTCCTGGTCTCGGTCGAATTTTTTCGTTGCGGCCTCGACGAGCAGCGCCGCCAGCTGGCCGGCCGCCTGGCCGCCGAAGATCGCTGCCGGAATGCTGAGCGCCAGCCCCAGGGCTTGCTTGCCGCGGAGGTAGGCCATGTGGCCCCGATACGCGTGCGCCATCTCGTGCCCGAGCACCACGGCCAGCTCGTCGTCGCTCCTGAGGAAGCGCATCATGCCTCGTGTGATCCACACGCCTTCGCCGTCCGTCCACGCGTTGACCAAATCGGGATGGATCCTGCCTCCGGTTTGCTCCGGCCGCCCGACGTAATGGAGCTTCAGCTTTTCTTTCGCGCCACTCGCCTTCATCAACCGGGCGCCGACTCGGTCGAGCCGCGCCTGCTGAGCCTCATGGAAGGCTTTCGCCTCGGCTTTCAGGGCGAGCTGGACCCGCTGCTCCTCCTCGGACTCGATCCGCGGGCCCGTAACGGTCGCGCACGAGGCGAGCGACAGGATAACGATTACCCGCGCGATCCTGGGGAGAACAGGAGGCCTGTGAACGCCGCCGACGCCGCGGCAATTCGGGGAGCTGCGTTCAATTGAAATCATTGCGCCCGGCTGCCGGTGGACCGTTCTCATTATCAGATCCCCCATGGACGAGGACGGCAATCGACGTGCCATTGCGATGGACCTCGCGTTTATTCCTAAAAATGAAAATCGACCACGCGCTTATTCCTAACCGTGCGACAAATTATGGCCTGTCCCCGCCATGACCGCGAATTCGAAGACCCGCTCGCTGCAAAACCGATTTGCCACGGAAACGCGGGGAAAATCGCCCTCGACCTATGGGGCGATGCCCGCCCGGATCGTTTCAGGCGCCGGGTGGCACACCCGTTGCTGTTTTCGCGGCATGTGATGCGCGAAAAAGTCGACCCGGGCACAACGGGAATGAGGTGCCGGGCAACTCAGGACGTAAGGAGTCACCGGGGGTTGATCAAGAGATCGACCGAAGGAACGATTCTCTACGACATCGAGAACCTCGGGCGCCGTCTCATCAGCGTCCGATGGGACATCGGTGTGACCGATTATGTATTCCCTTCCGAGATCGAAATCTTGGGGCGGCAGGGAATAGCGGCTTAGCCGGAATTTCTCTGCACGCAAAGCCCATGAACGATCACCGGCGGAAGGGGAACGAAGAACGCGCCAGTGCCGATTTCGCTCAGGCGAGAGGCGCGTTCAGCCACCGGGGTCGGTGTCCGGAGGTGATCGGTGGTCTTCTTATTGGGCCTTCGTCCTCGGGCATCCCGGCATTTCTTCATTCAGGCGCCGGCGGCATTTCTTTCAACGGCGATTGATCCCACCCCGCCTCGCCGGGCGTGTCGCCTTTTGTCCCGGGAGGGACGCGATGGTTGAACGCACGCGGGCTCCAGCGCAAGCCGATCGAGCTCTGCAGCGGGAAGTTGCCACGCGCCAGGCGGAGGAAGAAGTTCGCCTTCTTCTGACGCTGACCGAGGCCATCAGCACGGCGGAAGATTTCCACTCGGCGCTGGCGCTGACGCTCCAGAAAGTCTGCGAGTTCGCCGGTTGGGAGTACGGCGAGGCCTGGGCGCCCAACGAGCGGAAAGATCGACTCGTCATAGCCTCTTCCTGGCATGCGAAGAACGAGCAGGCGGAAAGGATCGCACGGGCCAGGCATGGAATTTCCTTTGCCCCGCACGAGGGGCTGCCCGGCCGCGTCTGGTCCAGCCGCCGCCCCGAGTGGAACGACGAGCGTGCCCTTCGATCCGGGATCGTGCGGCAGCCGGCGATCCTCGAGTTGGGCGTCCGGGCCACCTTTGCGATTCCGATCATGGCCGGGTCCGAAGTCTTCGCCGTTTTGTTGTTCGCCATGCTCGAGCCGCGCCGGGAGAGCACTCGTCAGGTCGCCATCGTTTCGTCGGTCGCCGCGCAATTGGGGTCGATCATTCGCCGCAAGCGGGCCGAGGACGAGCTCCACAAGCGAGAGACGTTGCTGCGTACCATCGTCGACAGCTCCAGCAGCGTCATTTACCTCAAGGACGCGGCCGGCAAGTATCTCGACGCGAATCGCCAATACGAGCAGCTCTTCCATCTCCGTCCGAGCGAGATCCGGGGCAAGACCGACCACGACATTTTCCCCGGAGAGCTGGCGGATGTATTCCGCGCGAACGACGTGAAGGTCCTGGAGGCCGGAACTGCGATGGAGTTCGAGGAAGTGGTGCCGTGTGACGACGGCCTGCACACCTTCGTTTCCAGCAAGTTTCCGCTGCTCGATTCCAGCGGAAAGCCATACGCGGTCTGCGGCATCTCGACCGACGTCACCGAACTGAAAAAAAAGGAAAAGGAGCTCGAAGAACGCCTGCTGCAGCAGGAAGGGTTTTCTCAGAGCGTGCTCAACACGGTGCAGGTGCCGGTGCTGCTGCTCGACCAGGAGGGACGACTGGACTACGCCAACCCCTGCTTTGAACGACTCTCGGGTTACCGCCTCGAAGAGGCTCGGGGAAAGGACTGGTTCGAGACGTTCCTGCCGCCCGGGGAGCGCGAACGATTTCGAAATGCCTACCGGACCGTGCTGGCGGGAGCGCCCGTGGTCGGCGATACCAGCCGGATCGTCACCAGGGACGGGTGTGAGCGCGAGATCGAATGGAACGCGAACCTGCTCAAAGACAAGAACGGCAAGCTGATCGGCGTGCTCTGCTCGGGATTGGACGTCACCGAGCGGAGAAGGGCCGAGAGCTGGCTGAACAGTCTGGTTCGAGCCGCTCCCGATGCTCTGGTGTCGATCGACCGCCGGGGCTCGATCGTGGAGTTCAACCCGGCGGCGGAGCGGCTGTTCGGTTATTCCAGGGACGAAGTGGCCGGCAAGCCGGTCGGTCTCCTGATGCCCGAGCCTTACAAGTCGGAGCACGGAGATTACATCGCCCGTTACGAAACGACCCGCGAAGCCCGCGCGGTCGGCCGGATTCGCACGGTGAAGGCGAAACGAAAAGACGGCAGTGTTTTCCCGATCGAGCTGTCCGTCGTGGAGATTCCCACGGAAGAGGGAATTCACTACGCCGCCTTTATCCGGGACATCTCGGAACGAATCAAGCTCCAGGGGCGGCTGATCGAGCACGAGCGGCTGGCGGCGATCGGCCTGACTTCGGCGAAGTTCGCGCACGAGATCAGCAATCCCATCAACGGCATTTATCTGACGGTTCAGCTGCTGCGACAGCGGCTTCAGCAGGCCGGGGCCGCAGACCAGAAAACCCTGGCGACGCTACAGACCATCGTCAGGGAAATCGAACGGTTGAACAATCTCCTGGGCGATTTCCGTGCCCTGTACCGCAGCGAACAGTACAAATTTCAGCCGATCTCGGTGGCGCAAGTCGTGGCTCAGACGCTGGCTCTCGAAGAAGCGGAATATGCGGGCCGGGGAATCCGGGTGCAGGTCGAAATTCCCGCCGATTTGCCCGCGGTGATCGCCGACGGTGACAAGCTCGAGCAGGCGTTGCTCAATCTCTGCAAGAACGCCGTCGAGGCGATGCCCTGGGGCGGCACGCTTACGGTGCGGGCCGCCGTGAACGGACCCGAGGTTGCAATCGAGGTCAGCGACACCGGCACCGGCATTCCGGCGGACATCGATGTCTGGGAACCCTTCAAGACCACCAAGAAAACCGGAACCGGGCTCGGCCTTGTCATCGTCCGGCGAATCGTCGCCGCTCACGGCGGCACGATCACCTATACGAGCGAATTCGGAAAAGGAACGACCTTCCGTTTGACTCTACCCTTGAGGCCGCAGGAATCGGCGGCCGAGAAGAGCGCGCCTCTTTGAACCTGGCGGTTTCGACGGCACGCGCCCGAAGAGCGTCGCATCCCGTCATGGAATCGCTGCGATACCTGGTGGCTCTCGGCCTGGTGGTTGCTTTGCCGCCGCTGTTTCTCTACTGGCTTTTGATCCACCCGCTGGTCCACTTCTGGCGCGCTCGGGGCATCGCGCTGACTTATACGATCGTCCTGACCGCAGTTGCGCTCGCGATGATGGGCCTGTTCTCCATTCGTCACTATCTCCTGGAAACGGATTTCGGCACGCGTTATCCGCTGGTCGCGCTGGGAACGGCATGTCTGGCGCTCTCCGCCGCCATGGGCTTTGCGCTGCGCGGGCGCGCGACGATCGCCGTCTTCCTGGGGCTTCCGGAAATAGCTCCGGACTTTTATCCCCGCAAGCTGATGACCGAAGGCATCTACGGGAGAATCCGGCACCCTCGCTACGTCCAGATCCTGATCGCGCTGGTCGGCTATTCCCTGATCGCCAACTATCTCGCCTCGTACCTGATCGTAGCGCTATGGGTGCCGGCCGTTTACATCATCGTTTGCCTGGAAGAGAAAGAGCTGAGAGAGCACTTCGGCGCCGCCTACGAGGACTACTGCCGTGAGGTCCCCCGGTTCGTGCCCAGGTTGCGCGGCAAGCGGTAAGCGAACCGCCGATTCTCACCGCTCCTTCAGTTCCGGGGACTGCTCGCCCAGATCCCAGGTGAGCGTGCGGCGGACGGTTTTGCCCTTCGGCACCGAAATCCGCTTGATCTCACGGGTGACGCCGTTGAACGTGGCGCTTACCCGATAATCGCCGGACGGCAGCTGGATGTAAAAAAACGGGCCGTTGGTGGTGAGAGAGACGATCTCACCGCCCTTGATCTCCGCCACGGCGAGCTTGATCCCGGCCAGATACGGACCCCGCTTCTCCGCGAAGGTGAGCTGCACGTTGTAATCTTTCGCCAGCGCCTCGATCGCTTCCCGCTCCTCGCTGCTCACCCCGCCGTGGAGATAGCGATAGCCCTGCGGGCTCTTTCCCTGTTCAACCGAAGACCCCGAGCCCATTTCCTGCGCGAACAGCTCCGCCGTCGGAATGCCGCATCTTACCGGCCCGGCGAGCGTCGCGACCAGAGCACCCAGCAGGATCCGCAAATGAAATGTCGAACGCATAACCCCCTCCGCTTCTAAGAGTTCAAACCGTTCAAGCCCGTCAACCGCCGCGCTCCGTTCAAACCGTGCCGCCCCGAAGGCGGCGATTCAATCCTCTGCGGCGGTTCGAAACCTCGAACCGGAAACCGGAAACCAGGAACGGGAATCCATGTCGGCTAGTATTCTTTCGCTTCCTTCCTGATTCGCTCCAGCTCCCTGCGCTGGCTTTCGAGCTCTTCTCGAGATTCCTTGAGCTGCCGTTCCAGCTCCGCCTGGCGGTTCTGCAACGCCTGGATCTGGTCGCCGATCAACGCTCCCGCGCCCAGGCCCAAGGCCCCGCCGATGGCGGCGCCCGTGCCGGGGCGCCCGACCGCGCTGCCGATAATGCCTCCGGCGGCCGCTCCGCCGATCCCGCCGGCCACCGCACCGGTCTCGCGCGTGGTCATGGGCGTCGAGCAGGAAGCAAGCCCCGCTGCAAGCAGCAAAC carries:
- a CDS encoding M48 family metalloprotease, producing the protein MISIERSSPNCRGVGGVHRPPVLPRIARVIVILSLASCATVTGPRIESEEEQRVQLALKAEAKAFHEAQQARLDRVGARLMKASGAKEKLKLHYVGRPEQTGGRIHPDLVNAWTDGEGVWITRGMMRFLRSDDELAVVLGHEMAHAYRGHMAYLRGKQALGLALSIPAAIFGGQAAGQLAALLVEAATKKFDRDQEREADLFGLIWVHRAGFDPEVAKGLFRRMAIEMPESVERGFLSSHPTSAERLLAMEKVSEALKKGLDPLEVFAPAEKRQERSEMPPRR
- a CDS encoding PAS domain S-box protein, giving the protein MVERTRAPAQADRALQREVATRQAEEEVRLLLTLTEAISTAEDFHSALALTLQKVCEFAGWEYGEAWAPNERKDRLVIASSWHAKNEQAERIARARHGISFAPHEGLPGRVWSSRRPEWNDERALRSGIVRQPAILELGVRATFAIPIMAGSEVFAVLLFAMLEPRRESTRQVAIVSSVAAQLGSIIRRKRAEDELHKRETLLRTIVDSSSSVIYLKDAAGKYLDANRQYEQLFHLRPSEIRGKTDHDIFPGELADVFRANDVKVLEAGTAMEFEEVVPCDDGLHTFVSSKFPLLDSSGKPYAVCGISTDVTELKKKEKELEERLLQQEGFSQSVLNTVQVPVLLLDQEGRLDYANPCFERLSGYRLEEARGKDWFETFLPPGERERFRNAYRTVLAGAPVVGDTSRIVTRDGCEREIEWNANLLKDKNGKLIGVLCSGLDVTERRRAESWLNSLVRAAPDALVSIDRRGSIVEFNPAAERLFGYSRDEVAGKPVGLLMPEPYKSEHGDYIARYETTREARAVGRIRTVKAKRKDGSVFPIELSVVEIPTEEGIHYAAFIRDISERIKLQGRLIEHERLAAIGLTSAKFAHEISNPINGIYLTVQLLRQRLQQAGAADQKTLATLQTIVREIERLNNLLGDFRALYRSEQYKFQPISVAQVVAQTLALEEAEYAGRGIRVQVEIPADLPAVIADGDKLEQALLNLCKNAVEAMPWGGTLTVRAAVNGPEVAIEVSDTGTGIPADIDVWEPFKTTKKTGTGLGLVIVRRIVAAHGGTITYTSEFGKGTTFRLTLPLRPQESAAEKSAPL
- a CDS encoding isoprenylcysteine carboxylmethyltransferase family protein, coding for MESLRYLVALGLVVALPPLFLYWLLIHPLVHFWRARGIALTYTIVLTAVALAMMGLFSIRHYLLETDFGTRYPLVALGTACLALSAAMGFALRGRATIAVFLGLPEIAPDFYPRKLMTEGIYGRIRHPRYVQILIALVGYSLIANYLASYLIVALWVPAVYIIVCLEEKELREHFGAAYEDYCREVPRFVPRLRGKR
- a CDS encoding carboxypeptidase-like regulatory domain-containing protein; the encoded protein is MRSTFHLRILLGALVATLAGPVRCGIPTAELFAQEMGSGSSVEQGKSPQGYRYLHGGVSSEEREAIEALAKDYNVQLTFAEKRGPYLAGIKLAVAEIKGGEIVSLTTNGPFFYIQLPSGDYRVSATFNGVTREIKRISVPKGKTVRRTLTWDLGEQSPELKER
- a CDS encoding glycine zipper domain-containing protein, with protein sequence MKPIRILIIGLLLAAGLASCSTPMTTRETGAVAGGIGGAAAGGIIGSAVGRPGTGAAIGGALGLGAGALIGDQIQALQNRQAELERQLKESREELESQRRELERIRKEAKEY